Part of the Salinigranum rubrum genome is shown below.
GAGCTTCCTCCTCCGGACGGTCGAACGCGGTGAGCGCGTCGAACGGGCGATGCGTGCCCGCGGCGGTGCCCGTCCGGCGTCGCCGTATCGTCGGCCACGCCCGCTCGGCGTCCGTGACGGCGTCTTCGCCACGGTCGTTCTCGGCGCGCTCGCGCTGGTGGTCCTGGCGTGACTACGCCCGTCCTCCGTGCCCGCGACCTCCACTACGCGTATCCGGACGGGACTGTCGCGCTCTCCGGGATCGACCTCGACGTCGCGGCGGGCGAGCGTGTCGCCGTCACCGGGCCGAACGGTTCCGGCAAGAGCACGCTCCTCCAGGTCCTCGGCGGGCTCGTCGAGCCTTCTGGAGGCCACGTCGAGTACTTCGGCGAGACGACGACCGCCGAGACGGTCCGCGAGCGTCTCGGGGTGGTCCTGCAGGACCCCGACGACTCCCTGTTCAACACGACGGTCCGAGCCGACATCGAGTACGGCCCCGCACAGCTGGGCGTCCCACGCGAGGAGGCGGATCGGCGTGTGCGCGTCCTGGCCGATGCGCTCGACCTCGACGGCCTCCTCGACAAGCCGCCGCACCGTCTGAGCGGCGGCGAGAAGAAACGAGCGGCGCTCGCGTGCGTCCTCTCGTTCGAACCGTGCGTGCTCCTCCTCGACGAGCCGACGAGCGCCGTCGACGCCCCGCGGACAGCCGACGTCCTCGACATCCTCGACCGCCGCCACCGAGCGGGGACGACTCTCGTGACCGTCACGCCCGACGTCGAACTCATCCCGAGAGTGGCCGACCGGGTCGTCGTCGTGGGTCCCGCGGGCGAACTCGTCGCGGACGGCCCGGTCGCGGACGTCCTCACGGACCCCGAGACGCTGGCGACCGCGGGATTAGAGCCGCCCGCCACTGTCCGTCTCTTCGACCGGCTCGGCTGGGACGACCCGCCGGTCGACGTGGACGACGCCCTCGACCGGCTCGAAGCGAAGGGTCTCGCGCGCCGGTGACGCCGGCCTCACCCGGAGTACTCGGCGGCCGCCGCGACCGCCTCGGCTCCCAACTCGCGGACGTCGTTGTCGACGTCCGCCGCACGAAGTTCTCTGGTCGTGTACCAGTCCCACGCGCTCGCCGGTTCCTCGTCGTCGTCGGGGGTCAGCGCCCGGGAGTCGACCGTCGCGAAGAACACGTGGTCGATGTGCTGGTGGCCGACCTGGTCGCCGTAGCGGTTGACGTCGGCGAGCATCAGGTGGCGCGGCCGGGGAATGGCCCGCGACGTCTCGGAGGCGACTTCGGCGTGGTCGGTCAGGAGAGTGGGTTCGAGCCCCGTTTCCTCGCGCGCCTCGCGGAGGGCGGCCTCGTGAGGGAGTTCGTCGCGGTCGATGTGGCCGCCGGGCGGCAGGCGGATGTCGAGTCGGGGGTGCTCGTGGAGGGCTGTCGCGCCGTCGTGGACGAGATAGACCGTCGCGGTGAAGTGCCGTGTCGTCTCCATGTCCGAGGGTCCGCCCGGGCGGGTTTGGGCGTTTCCGTTCCTACTCGTTGCGGAGACCGACCGCGATGACGAGCGCGAGCGCCGTCGTCACGACGCCGATGCCGATGGTGTTGTTGAACGCCGCGCCGTCGACGGGGTAGACGAACGGCGAGGCCAGCGTCCACAGGCCGACGAGGACGAGGAGCCACGCGGCGTATTCGGGGATCGGGTCGGTGTCGGATTCGGTGCTCATACGCACAGGATTGGATAGCAGATGCAAAACAATTCGGATCAGAGAAAATTTCATTATCGAGACTATTAACATCACCCTATGAGCGTCGCTGGTGTCGATGGTTGCTATGACGGGTGGGTCGCGATAGTACTCGAGGGAACGGACGCCACTACTGTCGTCGAAGAGTCGTTCAGTGCGGTCTGGGACGAGTGTAACACGTGTGACTCGGTGCTGGTCGACGTTCCTGTCGGTCTCGTTTCGGGCAGCAAGTCAAGCGAGTACATACGCGCCTGTGATACCGCTGCCCGGAAACGGATCGCTTCCCCATCGAGCGTCTTTCAGGTTCCCATCCGAGAAGCGGTCGATGCGTGGAAACATGCCGAAGACGCCCGAAAACGTGACGCTGCGCGAGAGGCACAGCGGGAGGTGACGGGTCGTGGACTCACGAGCCAGGCGCTTTCGCTACTGGACAAGATCGCCGAGGTCGACACGTTCGTCGGTGAGTGTTCTGATGTGGACGACGTCTCGAACAGACTCGCTGAGAGTCACCCGGAGCTTTGTTTCACCGCGCTGAACGGCGGCAGACCGCTCTCTCGTTCGAAGGCAACCCGACACTCGGATGCAGGACTCGCCGACCGGTACGATGTTCTCGACGACGAGTTCGAAGGTGACACGGCGACCACGCTGTGGGAAGCGCTCTGTCAGTGCCGGAACGTTGAGGCCGAGTCCGACGAGCACACCCCTGAAGTGACGTTCGACGACGTCCTTGACGCATTCGTGCTCGCGCTCACTGCTCGCCAGGACACTGCAACACTCCCGCCCTCGCCCGAGTCAGACTGTGAGATAGAGTGGCCGATGGCTATGGCGTATGCTCCGCCGGGTGTCTTTGACGACGGAGACAAAACCAAGCTCGACGCGGTCTAGGGCACCTGGACCTGCTCTTCGGCTTCGAGCAGTTCGTGGTACCGGTTTCGGATCGTCACTTCGGAGATGTTCGCGACCTCGCTCACTTCCGACTGGGTGACCTTCTCGTTGGTGAGGAGGGAGGCGGCGTACACCGCGGCCGCGGCCAGCCCCACGGGGGACTTGCCCGAGTGGATGCCCGCCTCCTTGGCGTTCTGCAGGAGCTGACGGGCGCGCCGCTCGGACTCGTCGGAGAGGTCGAGATCCGAGGCGAACCGGGGGACGTACTGCTCGGGGTCCGCGGGCTTGATTTCGAGTTTGAGTTCGCGGACGACGTACCGGTACGTCCGGGCGATTTCGTCCTTCTCGACGCGGGAGACGGCGGTAATCTCGTCGAGCGAGCGGGGCGTTCCGGCCTGGCGGGCGGCGGCGTACAGCGACGCGGTGGCGACACCCTCGATGCTCCTCCCTGGAAGGAGGTCGTCCTGGAGCGCGCGGCGGTAGATGACCGACGCGGTCTCGCGGACGCTGTCGGGAAGCCCCAGCGCCGATGCCATGCGGTCGATCTCGCCGAGCGCCTGCTTGAGGTTTCGCTCCTTCGAGTCGCGGGTGCGGAAGCGCTCGTTCCAGGTGCGGAGGCGCTGCATCTTCTCGCGCTGGCGCGACGAGAGCGAGTTACCGTACGCGTCCTTGTTCTGCCAGCCGATGTTCGTCGAGAGCCCCTTGTCGTGCATCATGTTCGTCGTCGGGGCGCCGACTCGCGATTTCTGGTCCTTCTCGTTGGCGTCGAACGCACGCCACTCGGGACCGTGGTCGATCTCGTCCTCCTCGACGACGAGACCGCAGTGTTCACACACCGTCTCGCCGTGTTCGGTGTCGGTCGCGAGGGGACCGCCGCACTCGGGACACTCGACGGACTCGTCTGCCGTCGCGGATTCGTCTTCGGTCTCTTCGGCCTCGCCTGTGCGCGCGCGTGCGCGGGCCTGCTCCGGGTCGTAGCTTCGGACGGATTCAGTCATTGGTTGGGGTGGGGGAGAAGTGACTGCGGGGCAGTCTTTGTCGATATATTGATACGGGATTGAGATACTTAAATCTGCCTAATTAGTCTCTCGTGCAAAAAGATGAAAAATAACACACAGTGCGGTTTAGACGGCGCACGAGCGACACGATTCGCACACGGTGTTCGATTACGCTTGGTGAACGCGTTCGACAACATGAATGTTGTGCTACGGGGGACTCACTCGAAACTGACCGGTGTCGCCGAGTGACACCCGTACACACGCACACGCTTTTGCCGGTCCGTGTGAATCCTCCGGCATGTCGACCCAGTGGGAGGTTCTCCTCCCGGCACACATCGACCCGTCGGGGCCGGCGTCGATCGACGACTTCGCTCGGTGTACCGGGATGGACGAGTACGCGGACGTCGCCGACGCGCTCGGAGACATCGGGCGGTACGACGCAGTCATCGTCAGAACGACTGAACTCGACGCGGACGTCGTCGAGCGGGCACGTCGGTTGCAGGTCATCTCGAAACACGGCGCGGGCCTCGACAACGTCGACGTCGACGCGGCGTCACGTCGCGGCATCGTCGTCTGTAACACTCCCGGTGCCAACGCGCGCTCCGTCGCCGAACACGCGATGGCGCTCCTGTTCGGCGTCCGCCGGAACCTCCGGACGGCGGACCGACACGTCCGCAGCGGAGCGTGGAACCGCTCGACGTTCGCGGGTCACGAACTGACTGGCGACGTGCTCGGTCTGTTCGGCTTCGGTGCTATCGCCCGCGAAGTCGCCGACCTCGCGCGGGGGATGGGCCAGCGCGTCTGCACCTACGACCCCTACGTCGCGGACGAGGACGTCCCCGCGGGAGTCGAACGCGTCGCGGACCGCCTCGCGCTCTTCGAGCGTGCCGATGCGGTGAGCGTTCACGCGCCGCTCACCTCCGAGACCCGGGGCGTCGTCTCGGACGAGGAGTTGCACGCGCTCGGCCCCGATGGCCTCCTCGTCAACACGGCACGAGGGGAGGTCGTCGACGAGGCGGCCCTCGTCGAAGCCCTCTCCGGGGGCCGACTCGGCGGTGCCGGCCTCGACACGTTCGCCGAGGAACCGCCGGGCGAGGGACACCCCCTCTACGCACGCGACGACGTCCTCCTGACGCCACACGTCGGCGGGGTGACCGCGGAGGCGCTGGAACGGATGAGCCGGCAGGCGGCCGCGAACGTCCGCACCGTCTACGAAGGGGGACTCCCCGAGTCGACGGTGAACCGAGAGGCACTCGAGGAGGCGGGCCGATGAGGACCGAAAACGGCATCCGGCGGGCGTTAGAGGACGGCCAGACCCTGTTCGGAGCGAGCGCAGACACGTTCTCGCCGACGGTCGTCGAGACGCTCGGCGACATCGGCCTCGACTTCGTCTGGCTGGACTTCGAACACGGCGGGCCGAGTCCGTACGACAGCACCGCCTTCGAGGCACTCACCCGTGCGGCCGAGGCGGGAGACATCGAACTCCTCGTCCGACTTCCCGCACCGGAGCCACCTCTCATTCGGAAGGTGCTCGATGCGGGCGTCCGAACGATTCTCCTCCCGCGAATCGAGACGGCCGCGGAACTCCGCCGGGGGGTGAAGGCGGCGTACTTCTCGTACGACGGCGACCTCGGCGACCGGGGGGTCGGCATCGGCCGGACGGGGCGGTGGGCGGGTTACACCGACAGCTACGTCGGCGGCGAGGACGACGAGGTGCTCGTGGGGACGATGGTCGAGAACGAACGCGCCGTCGACAACATCGAGGAACTGCTCGCCGTTCCCCGACTGGGCTTCGCCTTCGTCGGTCCGGCGGACCTCGCGATGTCGATGTCGGGCGGCGACCCGTTAGAGAAGAGCACCGAGGCCGTTCGGACCGCCATCGACCGCACGCGCGACGCCTGCCTCGACGCGGGCGTTCCGGTCGGGCGAATCAGAAACGACGTGAGCGCGGCGCAGGCGGCGCGTGAGGAGGGGTATCAGCTCGTCCGCATCGGCGGCGACGTCGAGTCGATGCGGACCACGCTGGGACGCGGCTCTCGGAACTCGGTCGCTGACGCCCCTCTGGTGGCTAGTCTCTGCGCCGACGGTCCTCTGGGGCCGGTTTTCGCGGTGACGGCTCCCGGCACGGTCGGGCATCGAAACCCTTACTCCCCGGCCACGGTTTCGGTCATCCATGAGCGATTCGCCCGTCGACAGCGAGGAGGTGCGTCACGTCGCGGAGTTGGCGCGCGTCGACCTGGCCGACGAGGAGGTCGAGGAGTTCGCCGCGCAGTTCGCCGACATCCTCGCGTACTTCGACGCGCTGGACGAGGTGCCCGAAATCGAGGCCGACGAGGACCTCGTGAACGTGATGCGTCCCGACGAGGTCCGCGAGGGCCTCTCCCAGGAGGAGGCGCTCTCGAACGCCACGGAGACCGAAGCGGGCTACTTCAAGGGACCGCGGGTGTCGTAGATGGCCTCGCTGAACGCCTTCATCACCGAGGAGCGCATCGAGAGCGACGCCGACGGCCCCCTCGCGGGGAAGACGGTCGCCGTCAAGGACAACATCTCCACCGAGGGCGTGCGAACGACCTGCGGGTCGGCGATGCTCGACGACTACGTCGCGCCGTACGACGCGACGGTCGTCTCCCGACTGAAGGACGCCGGCGCGACCATCGTCGGCAAGTCGAACATGGACGAGTTCGGGATGGGAACCACCACGGAGACGTCGGCGTTCGGCCCGACTCGGAACCCGGTCGACACCGACCGCGTTCCGGGAGGCTCCTCCGGCGGGTCGGCCGCGGCCGTCACGGCGGGCGAGGCTGACCTCGCGCTCGGGTCCGACACCGGTGGCTCGATTCGCTGCCCCGCCGCGTTCTGCGGCGTCGTCGGCATCAAGCCGACGTACGGTCTCGTCTCCCGGTACGGCCTCGTCGCCTACGCCAACTCGCTCGAACAGATCGGTCCCATCGCTCCCTCCGTCTCCGAGGCGGCGTCGCTGCTCGACGTCATCTCGGGGGAGGACGCGAACGACTCCACCACCGTCGCCGAGGGCGACGACTCCGACTACGCCGCGGCCGCCGGCGGCGACGTCGACGGCCTCACGCTCGGCGTCCCGACCGAACTCATCGAGGGAGCCGACGAGGGCGTCGTCGAGACGTTCTGGGACTCGATTTCCGAGTTAGAGGCGCAGGGGGCCACCTACGAGGAGGTCTCGCTCGAATCCATCGAGCACGCGCTGGCGGCGTACTACGTCATCGCCACGTCCGAGGCGTCCTCGAACCTCGCGCGGTTCGACGGCGTCCGTTACGGCCTCTCCGGTGGAGAGGGCAACTGGAACGAGTCGTTCGCGCGAGCCAGGGAGGAGGGCTTCGGCGCCGAGGTCAAGCGGCGCATCCTCCTCGGGACGTACGCGCTGTCGGCGGGCTACCACGACAAGTACTACAAGAAGGCACAGGACGCCCGCGCCTGGGTGCGTCGGGACTTCGAAGGGGTGTTCGACGACGTGGACCTCGTGGCGTCGCCGACGATGCCCGTCCTCCCCCCCGAACTCGGCGAGAGCCTCGACGACCCCCTCCAACTCTACCTGATGGACGCGAACACCGTTCCCGTGAACCTCGCGAACCTCCCCGCCATCTCGGTGCCGGCGGGCGAGGCCGACGGGCTTCCGGTCGGTCTGCAACTCGTAGCGCCGAAGTTCGACGAGTCGACGATGATTCGGGCGGCCAGCGCCGTCGAGTGACGCGCCTCGGCTCTCTCCGTCTCGGCCGCCCGCGGACGCTCCCTGTCTTCGCTGTCGGCTCACCCGCGGTCCGGCCGGACCGCACGCCCGTGGACGCTCTCGGGGTCGAGTCGCCAGCCGCGAAGCCCCTCGACGAGGTCGACGTTCGCGAACTGCGTGGAGGACCACGGGTTCGCGTTGAGCAGCGACCGCAGCGTCTCCCAGTCGTCGTCCGGTAAGTCGACGGCCGTCAGGGGACCGGTCACGGCCACGGACCGCCAGTCGAACCGCGCTCGCACGTCCGTTACGAGGAGGCGCGCTGTCGCCCCATCCGTGACGAACGCGGATTTGCGGCTCTCCTCGCCCGTCCGGAGGAACCCGAAGTAGACGGCGTCGCCGTCGTACCCGAACGAGATGGGGAGGCTGTACGGTTCGTCGTCGGCCGCGAGCGAGAGGACGCCCCACCCCTTCGAATCGAGCAGGTCGTCGACCGCCGACTCGCCCATCGGCGTTCCCGTCCACGGCCCGTGCGGATCGCTGGGCATGTTGTCGTGTACGACGCTCCCACACGTCAATTCAGCGACTCGTCTCAGGAGGTGGGAACGACCGTCGGGCTATACGCTTCCGACTGGGACGGCCGTGCGTCGAATCGGCCACCGCGCCGTGGCGGGCAACACGCCTATCCGTCCCTCGGCCGAAGGTGGCTCGATGCGTGCCGCTGCCTTCACCGACCTGACCGGACCGAGCGGCGTCGAACTCGTCGAGCGTCCCGACCCCGAACCCGGACGAGGGGAGGCCGTCGTCGACGTCGACGCCTGCGCGATCAACCGTCACGACCTCTGGATACTCGAAGGCGACTCCGCGATGGTCGACGCCTCACGGCTCCCGTTCGTCAGCGGCCTCGACGTGGCCGGCGTCGTCCGCTCCGTCGGCGACGGTGCGGGCGTCGACGTGGAACCCGGCGACCGGGTCGTCCTCTGTCCGAACGAGACCTGCGGGACCTGTCGCTTCTGTCGGGAGGGTCCGGAGAACCGCTGTGCGGAGTTCTCGCTGTACCACGGCGGCCTCGCCGAGCAGGCGCTCGTCTCTGCCGACCGCCTCCTCGCGCTCCCCGACTCGGTCGACGCGACAACCGCGGCCGCCCTCCCCACCGCGTACATGACGGCGTACCACATGCTCCGACGGGCCAACCTCGGTCCCGGCGACCTCCTGTTCGTCCCGGGCGCGACAGGCGGCGTCGGCGTCGCGACGGTCCAACTCGCGGCTCTCTCGGGAGTTCGGACCGTCGGCACCTCCTCGTCGGCGACGAAACTCGACCAGGTCGAATCGCTGGGACTCGACCACGCCGTCGAGTCGACCGACCCCGACGAGATCCGCCCGGCCGTCGAGGACGTCGGTGCGCCCGACGCCGTCGTCAACCACCTCGGCGGCCCCTACACCCGACTCGGCCTCGACGTCATGCGCCGCGGCGGGCGGATGCTCGTCTGCGGTCGCACCGCCGGCGGCGTGTCGGAGTTCGACGTCCCGGACCTGTTCCTCGGACACAAGCGCGTCGAGGGGAGCACGATGGGCACGCAGGGAGACCTCCAGCGACTGGTCGACCTCGTCGCGGCCGGCGACCTCGACCCGGCCGTCGAGGCGACGTACCCGCTCGCCGAGACGGGCGCGGCGTTCGCGGCGATGAAAGAGCGCGAGAGCGTCGGCAAACTCGTCGTCACGACCGACTGAGGACTTATGCCCCCGGACGATGAAGGACGCCCGTGACGCAGACGGTGTCGCTCCGGGCGGTCGACGCAGACGCCTCCGACTCCCTCGACTACGTCGAGCGCCTCCTGGCGCGGAACGACCTCCCCACGGCGGACGTTCGCGCGAACCCCGGCTACTTCTTCGTCGCGTTCGAAGGGGAGCAGAAGGTCGGTGTCGGCGGTATCGAACGATTCCCGCCCGACGGGCTCCTCCGGTCGGTCGTCGTCGAGGAGTCGATGCGAGGCCGCGGCGCGGGTGCCGCCCTCTGTGACCGATTGGAACACGAGGCGGCGAGCGACGGAGTCGACACGCTCTACCTGCTGACGACGACGGCGGCCGACTTCTTCGCCGCCCGCGGCTACGAGCGGGTCGACCGTGCGGACGCGCCCGCGTCGATTCGGGGGACGAGCCAGTTCGAGTCGCTGTGTCCCGATACCGCCACGGTCATGCGGAAACGGCTGTCGCCGTAGCGCGCCGCTGCGGCCGGGGTCCCGGGTCGAGCGACCGTTGCCCTCACCCGACGGCCGACACGTACGGGACCGCCGTTCGGACCAGCACGAGCGCGCGAACGGGCTGATCGCCGTCGATGAGTTCGTAGGCTCGCGTTGCGGTGTCGGCGCTGATCTGTCCCGACCGGCGGAACGCGTCGACGAGGGCACGAGCCTCGCGGTGGTTCCAGGTGTTCATACCGGTGAATGCCGACGCGACAGCGTCAACACCACGCCTCGTTCTCCGTCCCCGAGAATCGGCGCCGACGGACCGCACCACCGGCACGACCCTGAGAGAACGACGGGACAGCCCCACACTGCGTCCGGGGACGGCGAACCGAACGCGCCCGTCAGCCCCGCATCAGGTTCATCACCTCGTCGGCGACGTCGGACTCGACGGCGACGACGTAGCGGTGGCCCACTTCGAGCACCGTATCGGGCCCTCCCAGTCGGTTGCCCTGGTAGTCGACGATGATGAGCGTTCCCCGGGGGAGGCGGACCTCGTCGAGGCGCTTGCCGGCCACGGGCGCGGCCTCCGTGATTTCGATTTCGACGATTTCGACGTCGCCGGCGACGTCCTCTATCGTCCGGACGCCCCCGCCGGCGATTTCGTTCGTCGCCGCGCGCGCGCCGAGCCGTTCGGGGAAGACGAGGCCGTCGACGTACTCCTCGTACAGTTCGTCCGGGGTGGCGGTGACGCGCATCACGGTCCGCACCTCGGGCGCCATGCGCTGGGCGGCCATGCAGACGGCGAAGTTGGTCGTCTCGTCGTCGGTGAGCGCCGCGACGACGTCGCTCCTCCTCGGCTGGGCCTGCCGAAGCGTCTCCGGTCGGGCGGCGTCGCCCTCGATGACCGTCGCGAGGTACGCGTCGGTCAGTTCGCGACAGCGCTCCGCGTCGGCTTCGACGATGACCACGTCGTGTCCGCGGTCGGTGAGGAGTTCCGCCGTTCGGACGCCCATCTCGCCGCCGCCGGCGAGGATGACCCGGAGGTCCTGTACGTCGGTGTCGGTGTCGGTGTCGGGAGTCGAGTTCATGGTACGGATGGGTTCAGTCGTCGCCCTCCTCGGCGGAGGCGATGGGTTCGGGTGCCTGTATCTCGGCCGCCTCGGCCTCGTCGCGCGGGCGCTCGCGGCGCCGCGACCAGACCAGGTAGACGACGCCACCGAACGCCAGCCACCCGAGCGCGAGCGCCCAGGTGAACGGGTCGATAAAGAGGCCGAGGAGGAGGTTACAGACGATGCCGAGAATCGGCGTCACGGGGTAGAACGGGACCTCGAACGGCCGCTGGAGGTCCGGTTGCTGGCTCCGGAGGCGGATGAGCGCGAGGTTCACGACGACGAAGCCCAGCAGTGAGAAGAGGCTGGCCAGGTTGCCGACGACCCGAATGGGAACGACGACGACGGCGACGAGCATCAACACCGCGCTCGCGGCGATGGCGGCGAGCGGCGTGCCGTACCGGTGGTGAAAGCGGCCGAGTCGCGCCGGCAACTGCCCCTCGCGCCCCATCGCGAACGCCACGCGCGAGGAGCCGATGACGACGGCGTTGAGGGCCGAAATCGTCGAGAAGACGGCGCCGAAGGCGATGAGCGACGCGCCGGTCCCGATGACGGGGAACCGGGGCATGAAGCCCTCGGCCGCCTGCGCGATGGCGGTCTCGCCCGCACCGCCCAGCGCCTCCGCGCCGAGGGTGCCGATGGCGACGAACACGACGAGGAGGTAGACGATGACCGTCACCACGACCGAGAGGATGATGGCCCGCGGGATGTTCACGCGGGGGTTCTCCACCTCTTCGGTCACGGTGGCGATGAGGTCGTAGCCCTGGAACGCGATGAACGTCAGCCCCATCGCCGGCAGGACCGAGAGCGCGCCCTTCGAGAACAGCGGCCGGAACTCACCCGTTCGCGCTGCCGTGAGGCCGAACGCGACGAACACGCCGAGGATGGCGATCTTGACGAGGGTGATGACCGTCTCGCCCTTGCCGGAGGCCTCCGTCGAGAGGGCGTTCAGCGTCACCAGCGCGGCGACGGCGAAGAGCGCGTAGCCGACGGCCGGACCCGGCAGTTCGATGCCGTAGAGGTGGCCCCACTCGATGAAGTTCGACGCGAACCCGAGCGCGTACAGCGACCCGGCGATCATGTAGGTGAACCACCGCGTCCACCCCATGACGAACGAGACGGGCGCCGAGAACACCTCGCGGACGTAGGCGTACCCGCCGCCGTTCCGCGGGATGGCGGCGGCGAGTTCCGCGTACGAGAGCGCCGTGAACGTCGTCACGCCGCCGTTGAGGGCGAACGCGACGATGGCCGCCGGTCCCGAGATGTCCACCGCCAGTCCCGTGAGGACGAAGATGCCCGCGCCGATCATCGCGCCGATACCGACCATCGTCGCGTCGAGTAAGCTCAGGCTGGCCGTCGGTTCCCGCCGTCCAGAGTGGCTCACGGTGTGTCCCCCGTGGCGACGTCCGATCGTCGGACCGAAGCGCCCATGTAGGTCGTACCTCTCAATGTACCACGATAAATGTCTGGTCGGGATATCTCGTGGACGAGCGCGACTAGCCAGCGCCGACTGCGTCCAGCGGCGTGTGGACGCAGATGACTGCGACCGCTCCCGCGGGACGACGCGAATGAACGCCGAGTTCGACCCGCCCGTCGACTATCGGACGAGCCTCGGCTTCGTCGGGTCGGTGATCAAGTACATGGCGATCGCGCCGCTGCTGCCGCTCGCCGTCGCCGTCTACTACGGCGAGAGCCCGCTGCCGTTCGTCGTGGCGATCGGCGTGATGGCGGTCGTCGGCGGAGGGCTCGAACGGCTCCGAACCGACCCCGACCTCGGTCACCGCGAGGCGTTCTTACTGGTGAGTCTGACGTGGCTCGCCGTTCCGCTCGTGGGAACCATCCCGTATCTCGTCGCCGGACAGGGGACCGTCGCCGACCCGGTGAACGCGCTGTTCGAGTCGATGTCGGGCTTTACGACCACCGGGGCGACCGTCCTCGGCGAGATATCCTTCGAGCAACACTCGCGGTCGATTCTGCTGTGGCGACAGCTGACCCAGTGGCTCGGCGGGATGGGTATCATCGTCCTCATGGTCGCCATCCTCCCCGAACTCTCGGTCGGCGGCGCACAGGTCGTCGACCAGGAAGCCCCCGGGCTCTCTATCGAGAAGTTGACGCCGCGAATTCGCGACACCGCACGGATCCTCTGGCGCATCTACATCGGGTTCACCGTCGCCGCGATGGTCGTGTACTACGGGCTCCACCTCGCGGGGTGGCGCCGAACATGGGCGCGTACAACGCCGTCGCGCACGCGCTCACGACCATGCCGACCGGCGGGTTCTCTCCTGAAGCACGGAGCGTCGAAGCCTTCTCGCCGGCGGTTCAGTGGGCGATCACGTTCTTCATGGTCGTCGCCGGAACGAACTTCGCGCTCTTCTGGTACGTCCTCGACGGCGAACCGACGCGACTGACGAACAACGCCGAGTTCCGCACCTACCTGTTCGCGATGGGGGTCGTCGGCGCGCTGCTCGCCGCCCTCCTCTTTACCGGCGTCGGACTCGACGCCGTTCCGTCCGGTCTCGACCCCATCCCGGGTGACCTCGAACACGCGCTTCGCCAGGCGGCGTTCCAGACCGCCGCCGTCGTCACCACGACGGGGTACGCCAGCATGGACTTCAACACGTGGGACCAGTCGGCGCAGGTCGTTCTGCTGTTGGCGATGTTCCTCGGCGGGTCGGCCGGATCGGCCGCCGGGTCGGTGAAGATCATCCGCTGGTATCTCATCCAGAAGGCGGCCGTCCGCGAACTGTTCACCTCGGTCCACCCCGAGGCGGTTCGTCCGGTCCGCCTCGCGGACGAGGTCATCGACGAGTCGACGATTCGCGGGCTGTTCGTCTTCACCATGACCTTCCTCGCCATCTTCGCCGTCTCGACGGTTCTCATCTACCTCGACAGCCTGCGAGTCGGGCTCGAACTGACGGGTATCGAGGCCGTCAGCGCCGCCATCGCGACGCTCGG
Proteins encoded:
- the arsN2 gene encoding arsenic resistance N-acetyltransferase ArsN2, producing the protein MTQTVSLRAVDADASDSLDYVERLLARNDLPTADVRANPGYFFVAFEGEQKVGVGGIERFPPDGLLRSVVVEESMRGRGAGAALCDRLEHEAASDGVDTLYLLTTTAADFFAARGYERVDRADAPASIRGTSQFESLCPDTATVMRKRLSP
- a CDS encoding pyridoxamine 5'-phosphate oxidase family protein is translated as MPSDPHGPWTGTPMGESAVDDLLDSKGWGVLSLAADDEPYSLPISFGYDGDAVYFGFLRTGEESRKSAFVTDGATARLLVTDVRARFDWRSVAVTGPLTAVDLPDDDWETLRSLLNANPWSSTQFANVDLVEGLRGWRLDPESVHGRAVRPDRG
- a CDS encoding potassium channel family protein, coding for MNSTPDTDTDTDVQDLRVILAGGGEMGVRTAELLTDRGHDVVIVEADAERCRELTDAYLATVIEGDAARPETLRQAQPRRSDVVAALTDDETTNFAVCMAAQRMAPEVRTVMRVTATPDELYEEYVDGLVFPERLGARAATNEIAGGGVRTIEDVAGDVEIVEIEITEAAPVAGKRLDEVRLPRGTLIIVDYQGNRLGGPDTVLEVGHRYVVAVESDVADEVMNLMRG
- a CDS encoding alcohol dehydrogenase catalytic domain-containing protein, translated to MRAAAFTDLTGPSGVELVERPDPEPGRGEAVVDVDACAINRHDLWILEGDSAMVDASRLPFVSGLDVAGVVRSVGDGAGVDVEPGDRVVLCPNETCGTCRFCREGPENRCAEFSLYHGGLAEQALVSADRLLALPDSVDATTAAALPTAYMTAYHMLRRANLGPGDLLFVPGATGGVGVATVQLAALSGVRTVGTSSSATKLDQVESLGLDHAVESTDPDEIRPAVEDVGAPDAVVNHLGGPYTRLGLDVMRRGGRMLVCGRTAGGVSEFDVPDLFLGHKRVEGSTMGTQGDLQRLVDLVAAGDLDPAVEATYPLAETGAAFAAMKERESVGKLVVTTD
- a CDS encoding APC family permease; its protein translation is MSHSGRREPTASLSLLDATMVGIGAMIGAGIFVLTGLAVDISGPAAIVAFALNGGVTTFTALSYAELAAAIPRNGGGYAYVREVFSAPVSFVMGWTRWFTYMIAGSLYALGFASNFIEWGHLYGIELPGPAVGYALFAVAALVTLNALSTEASGKGETVITLVKIAILGVFVAFGLTAARTGEFRPLFSKGALSVLPAMGLTFIAFQGYDLIATVTEEVENPRVNIPRAIILSVVVTVIVYLLVVFVAIGTLGAEALGGAGETAIAQAAEGFMPRFPVIGTGASLIAFGAVFSTISALNAVVIGSSRVAFAMGREGQLPARLGRFHHRYGTPLAAIAASAVLMLVAVVVVPIRVVGNLASLFSLLGFVVVNLALIRLRSQQPDLQRPFEVPFYPVTPILGIVCNLLLGLFIDPFTWALALGWLAFGGVVYLVWSRRRERPRDEAEAAEIQAPEPIASAEEGDD